The following is a genomic window from Candidatus Moraniibacteriota bacterium.
TCGTCTGCGCCGTCGGAACATGATCCTCATCAATCGGGATTTTCCCAACCGCAAACATCTCCTGGAGACCGATATGTCGAGTCTTTGAAAGCACGATAAGTCCGTATTTTACCAGCACGCGATTCTCTCCAAGAAGCGGCATACAATCCGCTACCGTACCGATCGCCGCGATATCGAGAAGCCATTTGAGTTCATCCGCCTTCTCCGGAAGAAAAGTTTGGTAGAGAGCGCGCGCCACCGTAAAGGTCGTACCCGCACCACAGAGTTCATCGAAAGGATATTTCGATCCTGGCAATTTCGGATTTACAATGGCAAACGCCGCCGGAAGTTCCTCCGGCACATGATGGTGATCGATAACGATAACCTCCATGTCGCGCGTCACCGCTTCACGTATTTCAGCATGATTCATCATGCCGCAATCAACCGTAAATAAAAGTTTTACCCCCGCTTCACCAAAAGCGTTGAGCGCATTGACATGAAGTCCGTGTCCTTCGGTCAATTTGTCGGGAATATACGGAACAACCGCCAGCCCGAGTCGTTCCAATACGCGCCGCAAGATCACTGACGACGTAACGCCATCCGCATCGTAATCTCCAAAAACGCCGACTGTCTCCTTCCGATCAAGCGCCAATCGAATCCGATCGACCAGCTTCTGCATATCGGCAAAAAGGAAGGGATCGTGAAGATCCGCATCATAATTCGGCATCAGAAATTTCTTCCGATCGTCTTCGGTTGCAATGCCGCGGAGTTCAAGCAGCATCTCAACCGGATCATGAGCCGCCAAACTACTGTCCGCTCTGCTCGAAAGCGAACCCCGTATATTCCACGTATGCTTCATATCCCAAAGAAAGAGAGAAGGTTTTCAAAACCGGGCACTCTTGTCCAGCGTGAGTTTCTTCTTAATACTCCGCGCACCGCGACGGGCAAGTGAACCCTCGCGATCTTTTGTCTCGGTAATCTGTCGTTCGATATCATCAACAACCGCATCGGTTGACGCCTCAACGCTCTCGCTCGTTTCTTCCGAACGAAAAAGTTTTTGCTTCGGCACATCAACCATAACTTCGACACGGAATTTCCCTGCTTTGTTCCGGTTGACTTCCACCTCGAGTTTCGAGGTTTCTGGCACAAGTTTTTCAACACGAAGCAAACGCTTCGCCACATATTGCATCGTCTTTCCGCTCAACTCCACGCCCTGAAACAGAAATCGCGTTTTCATAGATTCAAGCCTTACCGAATTATCTTTCCTCCTTGGGAATACAGTATAGCACGGCACCCAAAACACATCGAGGGAACCGGCTCAAAATCCAACCATCTGAACTTCTTCCCGAAGACGAACATTCGCCTCGGTGCGGACCTTCTGTTTGATAATACTGGTCAATATAAGGATACTTTCCGCCGTCGCCGTTCCGGTATTGATGATATAGTTCGGGTGGATATCGCTCACTTTGGCGCCGCCAACCTCCTTGCCACGCAACCCAACATGATCAATCACCCACCCGGCAGGCAATTTATCATCCTTGACCGGCATACCCGTATCGAGTTCAAATTCCCTGCGGAGCGACGCATCGGAAACAACCGGATTCATAAAAAATGAACCGGCGCACAAGAGGCGCTGCGGATGTTTTGTCTCGCGCGTCGCTATGGTTTCGCGCATAGTTTTCTCCAAATCATCGGGAGACTGCCCGGGAGCCAGCGACAAAACAGCTGATAAGACAACAAGCTCCGGATGTTTTTTGAAAATGCTCATGCGATAAGAGAACTCGCATTCCTCCCGCGAGTATTCTCGAACCCGGAACGTCTCGCGATCCAGCGCTCGAACCGATGTCACTGCCGACGCTGTTTCCGCGCCGAAAGCGCCGGCATTGCCGCGCACTGCGCCACCGATAGTCCCCGGTATTCCGGCAAGCCGCTCAATACCGCCATAGCCGTGGTCCTTCGCACATTCCACGGCCGAATGAAGGAGAGTGCCTGCACCGACTCGGAGCCGTCCTTCGCCCATATCAGCAAGATCGCAGAGCTCGATTTTGATCACGAGTCCATCCCACCCGCTATCCGAGAAGAGCACATTGCTTCCGCCTCCCAAGACGAATACCTTCGTACTCCGATCTTTTGCCCACCGAAGCGCTTCGCAGATATCTTCCTCGGTCTTCGCCTCAACAAAATACCGAGCCTTCCCACCGACGCGAAATGTCGTAAGCGGGTGCAAATCCACATATTCTTGCGGAGTCATCATAAGAGTTTGTTATATTTCCAAAGACGAGATCTGAATGCTCTGCCGCCAAAATCCGAGGGTCGAAACAGAATACGGATATAGCGAACGCGCTCCCGGAATATCCTTCACGACAAGACGCCCCGACCGACTCGCCACACATCGCCGGCACCCAGAGTCACCAAGAGATCATTGGCTCTGAGGGTCTCTTTGAGAACACGAATCGCCTCTTCCGAAGTCGGAATATGCACGGCTCGGTCTGGGCGATATCGATTCATCAGAGCAACCAAATCAGCCGAAGAAACACCCCCAATGCTCTCACGAGCGCTCCCATAGATATCAAGCACGATCACGCGATCAGCCGCATCGAAACTCTGTGCAAAATCCTCAAGCAATGCTTTAGTTCGCGAAAACGTATGCGGATGGAAAACAGCAACGATATCTCTCTCCGGAAAAAGTTCGCGGAAAGCCGAAAGTGTTGCACGGATTTCCTCGGGATGATGAGCGTAGTCGTCATAGACAAGCGCGCCTCGATACTCCCCTACCCGCTCAAAGCGTCGAACCGTTCCAAAGAAATGCTCCATGCCTCGGCGAATATCATCGACATCGAATTTGAGCTCCAAGAGAAACGCGATAACCGCCGCCGCATTCTGCGCATTATGTTTTCCAGCCAATCGGAGACGAAACAAGCCGAGATCTCTCTCTCCTTCGAAAAGACGGAATTGCTGATAAAACGGTCCTTCGCGAAGAGGCTCGTAATCAGCAATACGAATGTCATTCTCCGACAGAAACCCGTACGAACGTTTCTGTGCACGCGCAGAAGCTGCCACATCGGCAACCGCCGCGCTATCCCCACAGAAGATCAAGAAACCGTGCGGCGGAATACGGCGAAGGAGCGCGCGAAAAGTCTCGGCATACGACTCCGCATCGGGGAAAAAATCCGGATGATCCCAATCAAGACTCGTAAGAAAAACACTCCAGGGTTTATAGTAACGGAATTTGTTTTGATATTCATCCGCCTCCAACACGAAATATTTCCCCGATCCCAAGAGTGCGTTGCCGCCCCAATTTGAAATGGAACTCCCAACCAAGGCAAGCGGATCGGCATGCAGCGCCTTCAGCGTCTCAGCGAGCAACGCGCTGGTTGTCGTCTTCCCGTGCGTCCCCGAAACCAGCACGGAGAGCCGCTCTCGCGAGATCGCGCCCACGGCTTCCGGATAGCTCATGAGACAGATGTCCGACTTCCGAGCACGATCGAAAGCAGCCGCGAGTTCGCGATTGTTCTCGGGCGTATAGGCGGTTGAGTACACGATGCCATCGGCGTCCTCCGGAATATTGTCCGGAGAAAATCCTTCCGCGTATCGGATACCTCGCCGTCGAAGCACATCATCCGTAAAGAAATGTTCGCTCGTATCGGATCCGCCGACGGAGATATGGCGACCAGAGAGAATCTCCGCAAGCGCCGCCATTCCGGCGCCTTTAATACCTATCATGTGCACCCGTTTCGTCTCGGCAAGAGATTTCATAAAAACTGCGGTTCATCCATTCGAACAAATCCAAATTCCATCGAATACCACGCTCTACCGACGGAAAAAAGAAACGATACGGTCGATTAATGTGACACGACTCTCCCGATCGCGGATAAGTGTTACCAAAGATTCTGCAATTCTTGCCGAAGCATCGGCATGATAGAAACCGCGAATCGAATCAGTCATTCTCTGGCGCAGCACGGCATCATTCAAGAGCTCTTCTATTTTCCCCGCGAGAAGATTCTCGCCAAGGTTGCTTTCTTCCAAAACAAGGGCGCCGCCGGCACGCGCGATTTCATAGGCATTCATACGCTGTTCATCATTCGCGGCCGAAGGAAGCGGGATGAGTATGGAGGGTTTACCAACAGCGGCGATCTCGGAAATCGTATTGGCGCCCGCTCGCGACACAATCAAGCCAGCGAGAGCGAAAGCATCGGACAACTCACCGGTATCAAAGAACGGCGCCATATGGAGTTTCCCGGTCGTATCGCCGAGAGCATGCTCTTCCAAACGAGAATGCGCCTCCTCATAATTCGCTTGTCCGGTCTGGTGGATCACAAAAAAGCGTTCAAGAAGACGCGGAAGAATCCGAACTATAGCTCGATTAATCGCCTGTGACCCAAGACTTCCCCCAAGCACCAATAGAGCCAACTTTTCCGGTGGACATCCGAACCGTCCGCGCGCGCGGTCAACATTCCCGAGGAGTAGCCCTTCGCGTATCGGATTCCCCGTAATAGCCACCCGGGAAGGCTCGAAAAATCTGGTCGCCGACGGATATGCGACAGCGATACGATCAGCGAACTTCCCCATAATTCGATTGGCGACACCCGGTGTCGCATCGGAATCCTGCGTCAGTATCGGGATACGGTACACCCACGCCGCCAAGACAACCGGCACTGCCGCATAGGCGCCCTTGGAGAACACTGCGTCCGGCATATACCGGTACAGATAGTACAGCGACTGAAAAAAACCGGCGATATTCCTAAAGATATCGCTCACATTACGCAGATCGAAATAGCGCCGCCACTTGCCGCTCAAGATGCGGATCGATGCGATTCCCGCCTCGCTGATGATTTTCTTTTCCAATTCTCCGGTCGGTCCGAAATACAAAAGTTCGGTATCATCTCCGAGTTGCGCGCGAAGCTCTTTGGCGACGGGAACCAGCGGGAAAATATGCCCCCCTGTCCCTCCGCCCGCAAGCACAATACGGTATTTTTTCCCCATAGAAATAGACTCTATTGTCCTTTCAGTGTAGAATCTTTCCCGATTCGTATCAAGATGCCCATAGCCGCCATCAGGAATACGATAGATGTGCCGCCATAGCTTACAAACGGAAGCGGAATACCGGTAAGAGGAATGAGTGCCGTCGCCGCCGCAATATTGATAAACGCCTGAAAGATAACCCAGGACACAATACCCGCCGCCGCATACCGCCCAAAGTCATCCGGCGCAAGCCGCGCGATGCGAAGCCCTTGCCACGCAATAAACACGAAGAGCCCAATCAGCAGAACCGATACAAAGAATCCCCACTCTTCCGAGAAAATAGCGAAAATGGAATCCGTCACCGGTTCGGGAAGATAATTGAACTTCTGCCGGCTGAGTCCGAGTCCGAGTCCGAAGAGCCCGCCACTCCCGATCGCGATAAGCGCCTGATTTATCTGATACCCCGCTCCCTTCGGATCGAAGTCCGGATTCATAAATACCATGAAGCGCTGAAGCCGATAGGGAGCCAGCTTAATAAGGAGTGCGAGCATAGCCAGTCCGGAAACGAAGAGTCCGAAGAGATGGGAAATCTTCGCTCCCGCAATAAAATAGACCGATACCGCCATGAGAAAGATGAGTCCGAATGTCCCCGTATCGGGCTGTTTCATAATGAGGAATCCGACCACCCCCAAAACCACGAGAAACGGCACGAGGTCTTCAAGAAAGTCGCCGACCAGCTTTCTCTCTTTTCGCGAGAACCACGCCGCAAGGTAGAGCACAAATGAGAACTTCGCCATCTCAGACGGCTGAAAAGAAAACGGCCCGATCGAAAGCCAGCGGCTCGCTCCATACACACGATCGCCGACACCGGGAATAAGCACGGCAATGAGCGCCAAAACCGTCGCCACAAACAGCGGAAAAGCAAGTCGGCGCCATACATGATAGTCGAGCTGCTGGAAAGCGAAAAGTGCTATCAACCCGATACCGACACCGAGAAGCTGCCGTTTCAGAAAAAAGTAGTCATCACCGAATCGCGTCTCGCCATAAAAAACACCGGCACTCGCAATGGTCACGAGCCCGATGACCACAAGAGCCAAGACCGAGAAAAAGAGGCTTCGACTATGAAATGAAGATGAGGAAGAATGAGCATCGGATCGCACAGCGTTTTGTTGACAATTTGTATATTGATATACCCCTCCAACAGCAGATCCCGAAACCCGTTACCGTCTCTCTGAGGAATGTTCCTGTCGCCACCGATCGATATCGGCATGATTTCCGGAGAGCAAGACCTCCGGAACCTTCCACCCATTGAATACTTCCGGTTTCGTATACTGAGGATGTTCGAGATACCCCGGTTCACGATGTGATTCCGTGTCCGCGCTCGTCTCATTGCCGAGCACTCCCGGCACAAGACGCGCCACCGCATCGATCACCGTGAGCGCCGGCAACTCGCCGCCCGTCAGCACAAAGTCTCCAATCGAAAGTTCTTCGTCCGCTATATGTTCCGCCACGCGCTCATCCACTCCTTCATAGCGCCCGCAAATAAAGATGAGCTGTTCATACGCCGACAGTCTCCGCACATCTTCTTGTCGGAACGCCTTCCCCTTTGCCGACAGCAAGATGACGCGACGCGATGCTGCAGGCTGCATTCTCAATGATTCAACCGCCTTCCAAATAGGCTCCGCCTTCATCACCATGCCTGCTCCTCCGCCATAGGGCGTATCATCGGTTTTGTGATGTTTGTCAGCGGTAAAGTCGCGAATATTGTGCGTCGCAATCGAGATATGCCCCGCCTCCTGCGCGCGCTTCAAAATAGACTCGCCGATATAGGAGTCAAACATGCGAGGAAAGAGTGTGAGAATATCGAAACGCATCATACATTGGTGATAAGCAAGCAAATGAATAATAGCACGCCGAAAATGATGAAAAAAGCCGGCTTACTTTCAAAAGGCAAAGCGATAAAAAAACAAACCGCCTCTTCTCCTCCTTATTATTCGGAGAACAGGCGGTCAAACAAAACAATCGACTCTATTATCTGTCGCGAGAACTCACTTAGTAACACCCGTACGCATTTCTCTGATTGCGACAGCGCCGTGGTGGCGGTCCGGGATCGTCATGATGCCGATGTCTGCCATACCGATAATACGGAGGCGGACCCGGATCATATCCGCGACGAGAGGGCTTGCCCGACATACGTCCAAGAGCAAACCAAACAAAAGCTCCAACAGCAGCACCTACAATAGCAGCGCCCTCATTATTGCTGTCCACTTGCTGACGAGGCACATTCCGAGAGGAACCATAGTTCTGTGGCGGATTGGCACATCCAAAAAGGAGTGACGCAGCCAGCAAGAACACGATGCCATTCCGAGAGCCTTTCATAGCAATCTCCTTCCCCGATCGTATCGGGCGCAGTTTGAAGAGAAAAAATGAACTACAGACAAGCCACTCTTTTGTAGCACAGAAACAGCTATCTGTCCAGAGCATTCATCTCGATCTATCGACAATATCGCTCCGCGCGCTTGAGTTGATCAGGGTCATTGATGCCGAGAGCTTCGTGCGTATCCCGCACAGCAAGAGCCACGACGCGCTCTCCGCTCTCGCGGGCAATACGCACAAGGTCGGTCAGGTAGTATTCTCGAGCGGCATTGTCTCGAGAGAGCGCCCCGATATGCGCGCGGAGCCACTTCGCATCGAAGGCATAGTAGCTCGTATTCACCTCGCGAATATCCCGTTCGCTCTCGGACGCATCCTTCCACTCAACAATGCTTTCCACATCCCCCGCCTCATTTCGAAGAATACGCCCGTAGTGCAAAAAGGTCGCGTTCTCCCCGTCAAAGTCCGGCACTACCGCCGTCACCAGCGCAATACGTGCGGCCGTCTCTTTCTGAAACGCGAGAAGTCTCTCAATCGTCTCCCGACTGATAAGCGGGTGGTCCCCCGGCACCACGACGACTCGCTCTATTTCCTCGTCCGGAAGCATATCCATCGCTGAGCGCACCGCATCCCCCGTCCCGAGCGGCTCCGCCTGCACCGCATACAAGAGCTCCTCGCCCAGCGCGCGCCGCACTTCTTCCCCTTTGTACCCGATCGTCACAACCGGTTTCGGGAAGATCGGCGTGAGCGCATCAAGCAATCGCCGTACGATCGGCACGCCGTTCACCAAGTGCAATACCTTCGGCATCTCCGACCGCATCCGCGTCCCCTTCCCCCCGGCAAGAATAATGAGTTGATCCATATCCCCCATACTACTCTGGTTTCCAAAAACTTTTCAAGCGCCCGCCAAACATCTACCTAAAATAAAAACCCTCGGAAGCATGCGGCGGTTACCGCTTTATTCCGAGGGTGTATTAACTTCAATTTCACAGGCAGATACTACTGCCCGGTATCCTTTTTGTAGCGATCTATCGCCTCTCGCAGATCCCTAGCTGTCGAGACAAGATCAAGGAAATACAGGGTCATAACCTGTCGCATCATGTCCGGATCAGACATGACGGATGACACATCTGCCAAACAAGTGCCTCCCGAGAGTCTCCCTACTTCTTTCAGCACTTCAGAGACGAGATTCTCTGACGGCGACCCCAAGGGGATCTTCTCGAATTCTTGAAGAGCCTTATTTGTCAAATCTTCAAGGCGCTTCTTTTCATCGGATCCCTTGGCAAAGTCGAGATCATGGACATGAACCAAGCATTGCTGCTCAGCAGAGTTGGGAACATCTGTTCTTTCACTGGAAACTACTGATGAAATTCCAATCAAACCCAGCAAAACAAGAGCTGCCGGATTCTGAAACAACACATGAATCAGCGCTGTGCAGCAAGACGTTAACGATGCGGGAGCATACATGGCAATAACACTCCTCTACCAGTTTGGACCGCCAGCTGAAATGCCGATATAGACGGAAACAATGGATTCATTGTCCCCGCCATCGAAGTACATATATCGACCGGCACGAACGCCCACAGACACATCTCCCCATTTCCCATTTCCGAGATCAATCGGTTTTCTCGCTTCAATGCCAAGCCACGGCTCCGCCCGATTATTCCAAGGTTCGTCCGAGTGCTCCGAAGCTTTGATGCCGGCAGCTACGTAGGGCACGAGAAACCATCCATTTCCCAAATTCGAAACGACATACCCTTGCTTGAAATAGCCGTCGAATTTGAATCCAGACTCCTCGCTGGAACTGGAATCGGTATAACTTCCTTCGCCCCAGCCAATCCATGGCGTATCGCCCCGTTCAAGAGCAAATACCGGCGAAATAGAAATCATGCTCAGCAATGCCCCAACAACGATAGAACTTTTCATTAGTTCACCTCATTACGAGAGTTGGAAAGACAGATAAAAGATGTAGCCAGATTATCCACAACCTACTTTTGCCGAATCCTTTCAGCAATTTCCTGAACACCTCCTGAAATAGTGACACATCGAAGCTTTCCCAGATCGCGAAGCCCCGACACCCTCCTCAAGAACAAGTCGAAATCGCCCCTCTTCACCGTAAATCTGTCAACCGGATCAGCGGAGCTCTCTGTCGATATCGCTATCTTATGAAAAACGATAACGACAAGCCCCTGAGTACCCAGCACTTTTTGGAGAATGGACTCCATGGAGTCATACGAAGTTCCGACATGCGAAAGATCGAATACCGGAATCGCTCGAACATCAAGATTCTCAGGAAGAATGACGCTTTCTCCCCATGCCATACGGTTGGTTGAGAAACGCATCATAACGACCGATTGAATATCACGAGTAAATTCTCCGTAGGGAGCGGCAAACGATGTCGCTCGTATGCCGTGGCGTTCCAAATCTCTCGAAGATTGTTCGATTTCATCGACAACCGACGCAATAGGTATCTTTGTCAGGTTCGCATGAGTCGCCGAATGATTGGCTATTTCCCAGCCGCTATCTCGTGCTCTCTCGATATCCTTCCATGTCGCATGAAAATCATACGCGCCGATAAGCCTTGTCGGAACATAGACCGTCCCAACCAACCCTTCGCGATGCATACGGTCTATAGCATACGGGAACGATCGATGAGCATCATCAAAAACAATGGCCACCAGCGGAAAACGATCGCCATTGACAGCCGCCAAAGAAGGCGGAAGTAATGATGAGAACAGTCCGGATATACAGAATATTGCCAAGAACAATCTCCGAACAGCAAAAGACACTTTCTCTGCATATTTCACATTGCATCTCCTCATTTCTGTCACACCATGGCACTTCAATGCCCCTTCTGCCATTTTCCAAGATTTCTTCCGAGAATTATTTCAAGCCATAACGCCCTCCACAGTACACAAGCATTGATGATCAGGATAGGGAAATAACAGAAGAAAGACACGAGAACCGTCCGCAGTCTTCCCATCATGAATCCTTTTACGGAACACACGGAAAAGAGCAGCAAGACCTGCAAAAGCAATGCTATGCTGCCGCCCCGAAACAGACTTCCCGTATAGAGAGACAGTCCGACAACAAACGTTACCCAGCCGAACATGAAATCCAGAATATACCAGTAAGCCAAGAGACCGAGCTTCCAATTCCGAAATCGACCCCGTCGGACCTTCATACACTGGAGATAGCCGCAATACCATCGGTTTAGCTGAGCAACAAGTATCGAGAAGCTCGGAGGATCGACTGGGTAGCACATCGCCTCCCCGACAAAAGCAACTTCTTTTCCTTTATCGAGCAGCTCCCAAGTAAGATCCATGTCTTCGGCTATAGTCCGCTCTCGAAACAATCCCGCGCCGTCGATAGCGCTTTTCCGAAAAAGCGCAAAACACCCGCTGCAAACGAAGACTGCTCCGATGTGATTCTGAGCGCGCTTATAAATCGCTATACCAACGATATATTCGATAAACCTCGCCCGCTCCCAAAAGGATTTGATTCTCTGAGGAACAACATATCCACAAGCTGCTACCACCTTTTCGATATGAAATGCCGGAAGCACTTTCTCCAAAGCATCTCTCTCGAGAATCGTATCTCCATCAACAATACAGACAAATTCCGATTGAATTCTTCTCAAGGCGTAATTCAGAGCCTGGGACTTCGTCCCTGAATTTCTTGGAGTACGAAGTACTGTTACACCAAACCGCTGGGCTATCTCGCCGGTTCCATCCGTTGAACAGTCGTCAACAACGATAATTTCCCGAACGGGGAAAGTTTGTCGCTGAATACTCAACACTGTCATTCCAATAGATTTTGCTTCATTAAAAGCCGGGATGACCACTGTCACCTCCCACGTCTTTCGAGGCGCCACCTTCATATGTTTTGGAGGAAGACCAAACCACCAATGCCAGTCAGTCAAACGATTCCAGGCTTTGTTGTACGCCGTCACCTCCGCACCTTCTCCTACACCATCTTTCACTTTCATTGCATTCTCTCCTTCGCAAGGATTGCATATTTCATACTTACAAATTGTCAATGAGCAGAAAGTTCAGTATGTACAATGATAGCTTTCCTGTCAAGTGGAAATGCGTCTGTGTTTGACAGTAGAGGATATATATGGTTAATTCCATACGTATACATCTTCTAGCTCATTCACAACACGTCAATCGGAGCGATCGATACCATGTACTATTCCAGAAAGTATACGAAGTATGCATTAGGCGCACTTCTTGCAATCTTTGTCTCCATTTCCTCATTCCTAGCGAGAGATGCCTTGTGCGACGAACACTCCCAGCAAAAGCATGAGCCGAAAATTATCGTTGACCTCAATCGATTTGAACTGAAGTATTACGACAATTCCGGAAAACTTCGCCTTCAATCGATAGCAACAGGTGGAGCCCGTTGGTGCAACGACATCAACCGCTCATGCCAGACGCCTTCCGGTACATATCGCATCGTAAGAAAATATGGAGATAATTACCGGTCTAAAAGCTACCCGATTTCTTGTTTTCAGCCTTGCAATAAAAGTGGTAGCTGCGTAAGAAGCCGAATTTGTGGAGCAAAAATGCCCTATTACATGGAGCTATCTGAGAAATATGCATTTGGAATCCACGGAGGATTCGTGCCACGAGAGCCGCTTGCACACGTAACACATGCCTGCATACGCATACCCTGGGGAAAAGCGCGAGAAATTTCTCAGCTCGCCCCCGAAGGTACCCTTGTCATTGTGTTGCCGTACATGCCAAACTTCTAGTGGAAAGATATCCACATAGGCAATAACCGAAAAACGACCCCTTCCAACATTGCTTGGAACTCGGGTCGTTTTTTCTATTTTTTCAACACATCAATCCTAAATCTTCTTATTCCTTGCGGGAATCAGCGCCAGTAGTTTGTTCCTTCACATCGATTGTCCCAGCATTATTATCGTGCACATGTACCATGCAAGCTATTTCCTTGAGATACTGAACCCTGCCAAGCAAACGATTCTTCTGTGCATCCGACCATCCGCGAGGGAAATGCGGATCAAGGAAATACAGTCGATTCTTCCCTTCATAGCTTCCGATAACCAGATTCTTTTTACCCAAAAAATCAAGAAAGGACCTTCCAAAAAGATATCCCCTGCAATCAAGTGTCGGATAAAAACAGAAAAGCCCCGGGACACGTACGTATCACAGGGGCGTG
Proteins encoded in this region:
- a CDS encoding L,D-transpeptidase — encoded protein: MYYSRKYTKYALGALLAIFVSISSFLARDALCDEHSQQKHEPKIIVDLNRFELKYYDNSGKLRLQSIATGGARWCNDINRSCQTPSGTYRIVRKYGDNYRSKSYPISCFQPCNKSGSCVRSRICGAKMPYYMELSEKYAFGIHGGFVPREPLAHVTHACIRIPWGKAREISQLAPEGTLVIVLPYMPNF